One Pantanalinema sp. genomic window carries:
- a CDS encoding methyltransferase domain-containing protein, with amino-acid sequence MSTFDLPFPAEGLDPAKMPGHWLLARLGKRVLRPGGIELTREMLRGLAIYTDDDVVEFAPGLGTTARLTLQLSPRSYTAIDRDEGAVAQVQSILKGPLQRCRIGLAHETGLPSSSATVVYGEAMLTMLTPQMKRQTVREAFRCLSSGGRYGLHEMTLVPDDLSDEQKDEIQRELSAVIRVGARPLTQQEWRELLESEGFIIERCATAPMHLLKTVRLIQDEGLGGALRIAWNTLKDPVALKRVLDMRKVFLKYEAQLGAMALVARKP; translated from the coding sequence ATGTCCACGTTCGACTTGCCGTTTCCCGCCGAGGGGCTCGACCCCGCCAAGATGCCCGGGCACTGGCTCCTGGCCCGCCTCGGCAAGCGCGTGCTTCGCCCCGGCGGCATCGAGCTGACCCGGGAGATGCTGAGGGGGCTTGCGATCTATACCGACGACGACGTGGTCGAGTTCGCCCCCGGCCTGGGCACGACCGCCCGGCTGACGCTGCAGCTCTCCCCGCGCAGCTACACGGCGATCGACCGGGACGAGGGGGCCGTCGCCCAGGTGCAATCAATCCTGAAGGGGCCCCTGCAGCGCTGCCGGATCGGACTGGCCCATGAGACCGGCCTTCCCTCTTCGTCGGCCACGGTCGTGTACGGCGAGGCGATGCTCACGATGCTGACGCCGCAGATGAAGCGCCAGACGGTGCGTGAGGCGTTCCGCTGCTTGAGTTCCGGTGGGCGCTACGGCCTTCACGAGATGACCCTCGTGCCCGACGACCTGAGCGACGAGCAGAAGGACGAGATCCAGCGAGAGCTTTCCGCGGTCATCCGCGTGGGGGCGCGCCCCCTGACCCAGCAGGAGTGGCGCGAGCTTCTCGAATCCGAGGGTTTCATCATCGAGCGGTGCGCCACGGCCCCCATGCACCTGCTCAAGACCGTTCGGCTCATTCAGGACGAGGGGCTCGGGGGGGCCCTGCGGATCGCCTGGAACACGCTCAAGGATCCCGTGGCCCTCAAGCGGGTCCTCGACATGCGCAAGGTGTTCCTCAAGTACGAGGCGCAGCTCGGCGCGATGGCCCTCGTCGCCAGGAAGCCCTGA
- a CDS encoding peptidoglycan-binding protein, with the protein MSMPISGRFAPAVTPRFERDPVIAPQPKASAIAQDTLALSTPAASPAEPTVAAGGGVPIQGLFDQLHGLVQQLTDPAAEPAPAVSSGGGSGPVLGVGHSGPAVAAMQQRLKEMGIDPGSVDGVFGPMTQVAVKAFQQQQGITVDGVVGPETWGKLGIHVAAPEPVADSKPSAGTFKEAANPADLVSLQGFQMLKGTAEAFDAMQAAARADGVDLGITSAYRSDAYQAGLFKDAVAKYGSEAAARKWVAPPGNSQHRSGRALDLELSGGVHDWLSRNAARFGFYQPMSWEDWHWTYTGKARGSQG; encoded by the coding sequence ATGAGCATGCCAATTTCCGGGCGTTTCGCCCCGGCCGTCACACCGCGCTTCGAGCGCGATCCGGTGATCGCGCCGCAGCCCAAGGCCAGCGCGATCGCCCAGGATACGCTCGCCCTCTCGACCCCGGCCGCCTCGCCCGCCGAGCCTACGGTTGCTGCTGGCGGCGGCGTGCCGATCCAGGGCCTCTTCGATCAGCTTCATGGTCTCGTGCAGCAACTCACCGATCCCGCAGCGGAACCCGCCCCGGCCGTCTCGAGCGGGGGCGGCAGCGGGCCGGTGCTCGGCGTCGGGCACTCGGGACCGGCGGTCGCGGCCATGCAGCAGCGCCTCAAGGAAATGGGCATCGATCCGGGCTCCGTCGACGGAGTCTTCGGGCCCATGACGCAGGTGGCGGTGAAGGCCTTCCAGCAGCAGCAGGGGATCACGGTCGACGGGGTGGTCGGGCCCGAGACCTGGGGCAAGCTCGGCATCCACGTGGCGGCCCCGGAACCGGTGGCCGACAGCAAGCCTTCCGCGGGCACCTTCAAGGAGGCCGCGAACCCGGCGGATCTCGTCAGCCTTCAGGGCTTCCAGATGCTGAAGGGAACTGCCGAGGCCTTCGACGCCATGCAGGCGGCCGCCCGGGCCGACGGGGTCGATCTCGGGATCACCTCGGCCTACCGCAGCGACGCTTACCAGGCGGGCCTCTTCAAGGATGCCGTGGCCAAGTACGGCTCGGAAGCGGCCGCCCGCAAGTGGGTGGCGCCGCCCGGCAACAGCCAGCACCGCAGCGGCCGCGCCCTCGACCTCGAGCTCTCGGGCGGGGTCCACGACTGGCTCAGCCGGAACGCCGCCAGGTTCGGCTTCTACCAGCCCATGTCTTGGGAGGACTGGCACTGGACCTACACGGGCAAGGCCCGGGGGAGCCAGGGCTAA
- a CDS encoding helix-turn-helix transcriptional regulator, protein MQITTAQELGSLIRRTRKAQGLTQAELAGACGVGVRFIVDLENGKPTCELDKALKVARLLGIRLAAEH, encoded by the coding sequence ATGCAAATCACGACCGCTCAGGAACTAGGAAGCCTCATTCGACGGACCCGCAAGGCGCAGGGCCTCACCCAGGCCGAGCTTGCGGGCGCCTGCGGGGTTGGCGTACGCTTCATCGTCGACCTGGAAAACGGCAAGCCCACCTGCGAGCTCGACAAGGCGCTCAAAGTCGCGCGACTGCTGGGAATTCGCCTGGCAGCAGAACACTGA
- a CDS encoding type II toxin-antitoxin system HipA family toxin, whose product MLSRCLSVRLNGIPQAILEQDEHGKLRLTYLPEATRALSLNLPLREAPYESDACEAFFGGLLPESEQARKAIARRYGINANNSFSLLRAIGYDCAGAVSLHAPDEPIRSAESFLLDGRVLSQAELARHIRELPEKPLFTGIDGLRLSLAGTQDKAAVCIIDGEVALPHHGTPTTHILKPAVSASVDSVRNEFICMKLAALIGLEAPSVEIRSAEEIPYLLIARYDRTFLPNGHIARIHQEDFCQALGRSSLRKYQAEGGPGLKDCFALMQRTSQPALSITRLLRHLIFNVLIGNWDAHAKNYSLLHQPNGRIALAPVYDVLCTRIYPDFIDRMAMKIGGYYEVDQLIERRWRSFCDEVGIGFNLLSKTLMDTHAALQQAIQHGFPDLDDPRSRQILAFIGRHATDVLRRFHPPAA is encoded by the coding sequence ATGCTTTCTCGATGCCTATCCGTTCGGCTAAACGGCATTCCCCAAGCCATCCTGGAACAGGATGAGCACGGCAAGCTGCGCCTGACTTACCTGCCGGAGGCCACGAGGGCGCTCTCGCTCAACCTGCCCCTTCGCGAAGCCCCCTACGAATCCGACGCCTGCGAGGCCTTCTTCGGCGGCCTCTTGCCCGAAAGCGAGCAAGCTCGAAAGGCCATCGCCAGACGCTACGGCATCAATGCCAACAACAGCTTCAGTCTCCTGCGCGCCATCGGCTACGACTGCGCGGGCGCCGTGTCCTTGCACGCCCCAGATGAGCCGATTCGCTCGGCAGAGAGCTTCCTGCTGGACGGCCGGGTGCTCTCGCAGGCGGAGCTGGCTCGGCATATTCGGGAATTACCCGAAAAACCGCTGTTCACCGGGATCGATGGTCTGAGACTCTCGCTGGCGGGCACCCAGGACAAGGCGGCGGTGTGCATCATCGACGGGGAAGTGGCCCTGCCCCATCACGGCACGCCCACCACCCACATCCTGAAGCCCGCGGTCTCCGCGAGCGTGGACTCGGTGCGCAACGAATTCATCTGCATGAAGCTCGCCGCGCTGATCGGCCTCGAAGCCCCGTCGGTCGAGATCCGCAGCGCCGAGGAAATCCCCTACCTGCTCATCGCGCGTTACGATCGAACTTTCCTGCCGAACGGCCACATCGCCCGCATTCACCAGGAAGACTTCTGCCAGGCACTGGGGAGGTCCTCCCTGCGCAAGTACCAGGCAGAAGGTGGCCCTGGGTTGAAGGACTGCTTCGCCTTGATGCAGCGCACCAGCCAGCCCGCGTTGTCGATCACGCGCTTGCTTCGCCACCTCATCTTCAACGTGCTCATCGGAAACTGGGATGCCCACGCGAAGAACTACTCCTTGCTTCACCAACCCAATGGACGCATCGCGCTGGCCCCGGTTTATGACGTGCTTTGTACGCGGATTTATCCCGACTTCATCGATCGCATGGCCATGAAGATCGGCGGCTACTACGAGGTCGATCAACTGATCGAGCGCCGTTGGCGGTCCTTCTGCGACGAAGTGGGAATCGGGTTCAACCTGCTGAGCAAGACCCTGATGGACACCCACGCCGCGCTTCAACAAGCGATCCAGCATGGCTTTCCCGACCTCGACGATCCGCGCTCGCGCCAGATTCTCGCTTTCATCGGCCGGCATGCCACGGACGTCTTGAGGCGGTTTCACCCCCCCGCCGCCTGA
- a CDS encoding DUF3370 domain-containing protein has translation MARTTHRILSPLAASLLLSACAAQQQAQPAPGASPPSQVEVKVPGAIRALPGGLDAGLVFNSNSPEVVQSEGILLSTLPAASAATPSAHLDLPFSGAFSVFSHHIAKDEAPGARQLYVGLLATNLGDRPVNLDLVGGASYLSQPDAVFKPLDPLVFDPQGVVYAGPGDRVATDLLHGRSSVPSIAQTLLPGATKLVRSWSIPTSVPIPPAVNGRTTVLRLKSDGMVYLSQVARFAVKAPDGSWIAPSEGDYALLLGTPLMAGPREAAPTPFDPALPPPKGAFRFGRVAGVSQGDRWDGTLLEERASLGVGEQVSFPIATTYLNRLGTGQNQSAPLVRRYPDTAYQAHGNYGVTYALRVPLDNPDPTPRAYTFALTHPVRAEGDRTAVYLDPPNRPVTFRGPVKLEWQDARGFPEVRYTHLVLRHGQLLPPFETVEVPPRTHYEVKVTLSYPADATPPQLLTIARRQ, from the coding sequence ATGGCCCGCACCACGCATCGCATCCTTTCGCCGCTCGCGGCCTCGCTGCTGCTTTCGGCATGCGCCGCCCAGCAGCAGGCGCAGCCGGCACCCGGAGCAAGCCCGCCTTCTCAGGTCGAGGTCAAGGTTCCGGGCGCGATCCGGGCCTTGCCGGGCGGCCTGGACGCTGGGCTCGTGTTCAACAGCAACAGCCCCGAGGTGGTGCAGAGCGAGGGGATCTTGCTCTCGACCCTGCCGGCGGCGAGCGCAGCCACCCCCTCCGCGCATCTGGACCTTCCGTTCTCCGGGGCCTTCTCGGTCTTCTCGCACCATATCGCCAAGGACGAGGCCCCGGGGGCGCGGCAGCTGTACGTGGGCCTGCTCGCGACCAACCTCGGCGATCGCCCCGTCAACCTGGACCTGGTCGGCGGCGCCAGCTACCTGAGCCAGCCGGACGCCGTCTTCAAGCCGCTGGACCCCCTCGTCTTTGACCCGCAGGGCGTGGTGTACGCGGGGCCCGGGGATCGGGTCGCCACCGACCTCTTGCACGGTCGGTCATCGGTCCCGAGCATCGCCCAGACCCTCTTGCCCGGCGCGACCAAGCTCGTGCGCAGCTGGAGCATTCCGACCAGCGTGCCGATCCCGCCCGCGGTCAACGGCCGCACCACCGTCCTTCGCCTGAAGAGCGATGGCATGGTTTACCTCTCGCAGGTGGCGCGCTTCGCCGTCAAGGCCCCGGACGGCAGCTGGATCGCCCCTTCCGAGGGCGACTACGCCCTCCTGCTTGGGACCCCGCTCATGGCGGGGCCGCGCGAGGCGGCGCCGACCCCCTTCGATCCCGCCCTGCCGCCTCCCAAGGGGGCGTTTCGCTTCGGGCGCGTGGCGGGGGTGAGCCAGGGCGATCGCTGGGACGGCACGCTGCTCGAGGAGCGGGCCTCGCTGGGCGTGGGCGAGCAGGTCTCCTTCCCCATCGCCACCACCTACCTCAACCGCCTCGGCACCGGCCAGAACCAGAGCGCGCCGCTGGTGCGGCGCTACCCGGACACCGCCTACCAGGCGCACGGCAACTACGGTGTGACCTACGCGCTGAGGGTGCCCCTGGACAACCCCGATCCCACCCCGCGGGCCTACACCTTCGCCCTGACTCACCCGGTGAGGGCCGAGGGCGATCGCACGGCCGTCTACCTGGATCCGCCCAACCGGCCGGTGACCTTCCGGGGGCCCGTGAAGCTGGAGTGGCAAGACGCCAGGGGCTTCCCCGAGGTCCGCTACACCCACCTGGTGCTGCGGCACGGCCAGCTGCTGCCGCCCTTCGAGACGGTCGAGGTCCCGCCCCGCACGCACTACGAGGTGAAGGTGACGCTCAGCTACCCGGCCGACGCCACGCCGCCGCAGCTGCTGACGATCGCTCGGAGGCAGTAG
- a CDS encoding DEAD/DEAH box helicase produces MDGELVLEFPFQPTWVAAIKRMRFRSFDPETRRWHVPAWLAPDLAERLARAEAPEEALAELRRISGEALAETAAMNARLLEAYERAVPNLSSRYPGLFPHQVSGIDFLMRPREVRGALLADDMGLGKTRQAIIAAHEAHPTGEILVVCPAGLKLNWEREIRLALGHEAEVSVVGRAFARARWTIVNYDVLRKHRSALLAKEWACLILDEAHYIKNLRSQRSLLVLGGDRKARRKTARSLPNGRIRGIADRAERVYLLTGTPITNRPLDLFALLRAIRHPLGDDQLAFALRYCAAFQGAFGWDMNGASNLDELHEKLEGVLLRRKKAAVLDLPPKLRTYMPVEVDLAAYRKVWLDYVARLAKRKRVPRKTLLAEVAKLRHAAAIAKIPAAIALAESILEAGEKVIIFACHQVVIDAVVSHFAASCVRVTGAESASQRQQAVDDFQNDPGIRVFAGNLQAAGIGLSLTAATQVVFVDYSFVPAEHLQAEDRPYRIGQRNAVTVTYLSAVGTLDEEIERLLAQKLGVVAQAIDGEAPSLGESFLDDLLAVMRRNLA; encoded by the coding sequence TTGGACGGCGAGCTCGTCCTCGAATTTCCCTTCCAGCCCACCTGGGTGGCCGCGATCAAGCGCATGCGCTTCCGCAGCTTCGATCCCGAGACCAGGCGCTGGCACGTCCCCGCCTGGCTCGCCCCCGACCTCGCCGAGCGCCTGGCGCGAGCGGAAGCCCCCGAGGAGGCCCTCGCCGAGCTTCGCCGGATCTCGGGCGAGGCCCTGGCCGAGACCGCGGCCATGAACGCGAGACTGCTCGAGGCTTACGAGCGCGCCGTTCCCAACCTTTCGAGCCGGTATCCCGGGCTCTTCCCTCACCAGGTCTCGGGGATCGACTTCCTCATGCGCCCGCGCGAGGTGAGAGGGGCCCTCCTGGCCGACGACATGGGCCTCGGCAAGACGCGCCAGGCCATCATCGCGGCCCACGAGGCCCATCCGACCGGCGAGATCCTGGTGGTCTGCCCGGCGGGCCTCAAGCTGAACTGGGAGCGCGAGATCCGCCTGGCCCTGGGCCACGAGGCTGAGGTGAGCGTGGTGGGGCGCGCCTTTGCCCGCGCGCGCTGGACCATCGTCAACTACGACGTCCTGCGCAAGCACCGCTCGGCCCTGCTCGCCAAGGAGTGGGCCTGCCTCATTCTCGACGAGGCGCACTACATCAAGAACCTGCGCTCGCAGCGATCGCTCCTGGTGCTCGGCGGCGATCGCAAGGCCCGGCGCAAGACGGCGCGATCGCTGCCGAACGGCCGCATCCGGGGCATCGCGGATCGCGCCGAGCGGGTCTACCTGCTGACGGGCACCCCCATCACCAACCGACCGCTCGACCTCTTTGCTCTCTTGCGGGCCATCCGCCACCCCCTGGGCGACGATCAGCTCGCCTTCGCCCTGCGCTACTGCGCCGCCTTCCAGGGGGCCTTCGGCTGGGACATGAACGGGGCCTCCAACCTCGACGAGCTGCACGAGAAGCTCGAAGGCGTGCTGCTGCGCCGCAAGAAGGCCGCCGTGCTCGATCTCCCCCCCAAGCTGCGGACCTACATGCCGGTCGAGGTGGACCTCGCGGCCTACCGCAAGGTCTGGCTCGACTACGTCGCGCGGCTCGCCAAGCGCAAGCGCGTGCCCCGCAAGACCCTGCTCGCCGAGGTGGCCAAGCTGCGCCATGCGGCGGCGATCGCCAAGATCCCCGCGGCGATCGCGCTGGCCGAATCGATCCTGGAGGCGGGGGAGAAGGTCATCATCTTTGCATGTCATCAGGTGGTGATCGATGCCGTCGTGTCGCATTTCGCGGCGTCCTGCGTGAGAGTGACGGGTGCCGAGTCAGCAAGTCAACGACAGCAAGCCGTTGATGATTTCCAGAATGACCCGGGGATCCGGGTCTTCGCGGGAAACCTCCAGGCGGCGGGCATCGGCCTCTCGCTGACGGCGGCGACCCAGGTCGTGTTCGTGGACTACTCGTTCGTCCCGGCCGAGCACCTGCAAGCCGAGGATCGCCCCTACCGGATCGGCCAGCGCAACGCGGTCACCGTCACCTACCTCTCGGCGGTGGGGACCCTCGACGAGGAGATCGAGCGCCTCCTGGCCCAGAAGCTCGGGGTGGTCGCCCAGGCCATCGACGGCGAGGCGCCCTCGCTCGGCGAGAGCTTCCTCGACGACCTTCTCGCCGTGATGCGCCGCAACCTGGCCTGA
- a CDS encoding histidine phosphatase family protein encodes MQLILIRHGESVANQMGVVQGHFDSPLNPQGLAQAQALAEGLSHERFDAIYASDLKRAHQTGRALADRLGLSLRVDARIREIDVGIFSGLSWASIAERYPEEHRRFVDSGDWAQVPQAETEEDTRARLDSFMGEIQERHPGGRVAVVAHGAILRRLIHVLLAIPFPSGIFFELHNTSTTEIHLTAKGPSLLYLNRVPQVAVATAPTRSLI; translated from the coding sequence ATGCAGCTCATCCTAATTCGCCACGGCGAATCCGTCGCCAACCAAATGGGAGTCGTCCAGGGCCATTTCGACTCCCCGCTCAACCCGCAGGGGCTCGCCCAGGCCCAGGCTCTCGCCGAGGGGCTTTCCCACGAGCGCTTCGACGCCATCTACGCGAGCGACCTGAAGCGCGCCCACCAGACGGGCCGCGCGTTGGCCGATCGCCTGGGCTTGAGCCTGAGGGTCGATGCGCGCATCCGCGAGATCGACGTGGGGATCTTCTCAGGGCTCAGCTGGGCGAGCATCGCCGAGCGCTACCCCGAGGAGCACCGCCGCTTCGTCGACTCCGGCGACTGGGCCCAGGTGCCCCAAGCCGAGACCGAGGAGGACACCCGCGCGCGCCTCGACTCGTTCATGGGCGAGATCCAGGAGCGGCATCCCGGTGGCCGGGTGGCCGTCGTGGCGCACGGGGCCATCCTGCGCCGGCTGATCCATGTCCTGCTCGCGATCCCCTTCCCGAGCGGGATCTTCTTCGAGCTGCACAACACCTCGACCACCGAGATCCACCTGACGGCCAAGGGCCCCAGCCTCCTCTACCTGAACCGGGTCCCGCAGGTCGCCGTCGCGACCGCCCCGACGCGATCGCTGATTTGA
- a CDS encoding thioredoxin domain-containing protein: MPNRLRDETSPYLLQHRDNPVDWYPWGPEALEKARTEDKPILLSIGYSACHWCHVMAHESFENPEIAALMNAHFVNIKVDREERPDLDSLYMGAVQAMTGQGGWPMTVFLTPEGHPFYGGTYFPPADAHGRPGFPTLLSELARAYREQRAEVDASGERISEHLNRRLEAAVPPAALTTALLDDAAQHLRRRFDPVNGGFGGAPKFPPSMALEFLLRDDVRTGNPHDRDMVARTLAHMHRGGLYDHLGGGFHRYAVDAEWRVPHFEKMLYDNALLSRLYLLAYQAFAQPVHREVVEETLDWVAREMRSPEGGFYSTLDADSEGEEGAFYVWTPESVRAAVGRAAAVVFELAYDVTPEGNFEGKSVLNLRQPLETTAQQLGYSLGMLKEELTLIRARLFDARSARVAPARDEKVLTAWNGMMLRAFAEAARVLEREDYREIAVINADFLLSRMRRDGLLLRSYRDGKAKLNAYLEDYANLIDGLIALHEATFAPRWLEEGRALADAMIAEFWDPDLPGFHDVGRHHEELVARPRDVYDNATPSGNSVACDVLLRLSAYLGDEAYRACAMQAIEGLSGAMGKYPDGFGRLLCALDFALAPTKEVAIIGPLGEHATCALVRAAFADYVPHKVVAAAPAATATPIVFLRDRPVWRDRPTAYVCVDRKCGLPVTDPEALAAEIRRT, encoded by the coding sequence ATGCCGAACCGCCTGAGAGACGAGACCAGCCCGTACCTGCTTCAGCACCGGGACAACCCGGTGGACTGGTACCCCTGGGGGCCCGAGGCCCTCGAGAAGGCCAGGACCGAGGACAAGCCCATCCTGCTCTCCATCGGGTACTCGGCCTGCCACTGGTGCCACGTCATGGCCCACGAGAGCTTCGAGAACCCCGAGATCGCCGCCCTGATGAACGCGCACTTCGTCAACATCAAGGTGGACCGCGAGGAGCGCCCCGACCTCGACAGCCTCTACATGGGCGCGGTCCAGGCCATGACCGGCCAGGGCGGCTGGCCCATGACCGTCTTCCTCACCCCCGAGGGCCATCCCTTCTACGGGGGCACCTACTTCCCGCCCGCGGATGCCCACGGCCGCCCCGGCTTCCCCACCCTCCTGAGCGAGCTCGCGCGCGCCTACCGCGAGCAGCGCGCCGAGGTGGACGCGAGCGGCGAGCGGATCAGCGAACACCTCAACCGCCGGCTCGAAGCCGCCGTGCCGCCCGCCGCCTTGACGACCGCCCTCTTGGACGACGCCGCCCAGCACTTGCGCCGCCGCTTCGACCCCGTCAACGGCGGCTTCGGCGGGGCGCCCAAGTTCCCGCCCAGCATGGCCCTCGAGTTCCTCCTGCGCGACGACGTGCGCACCGGCAACCCCCACGACCGCGACATGGTCGCACGCACCCTCGCGCACATGCACCGCGGCGGCCTCTACGACCACCTGGGCGGCGGCTTCCACCGCTACGCGGTCGACGCCGAGTGGCGCGTGCCCCACTTCGAGAAGATGCTCTACGACAACGCCCTCCTGAGCCGGCTGTACCTGCTCGCCTACCAGGCCTTCGCGCAGCCCGTCCACCGCGAGGTCGTCGAGGAGACCCTCGACTGGGTCGCGCGCGAGATGCGATCGCCCGAGGGCGGCTTCTACTCCACGCTCGACGCGGACAGCGAAGGCGAGGAGGGCGCGTTCTACGTCTGGACTCCCGAAAGCGTCAGGGCCGCGGTCGGCCGGGCGGCGGCCGTCGTCTTCGAGCTGGCCTACGACGTCACCCCGGAAGGCAACTTCGAGGGGAAGAGCGTCCTGAACTTGCGCCAGCCGCTCGAGACCACCGCCCAGCAGCTGGGATACTCGCTCGGCATGCTCAAGGAGGAGCTGACCCTGATCCGGGCGAGGCTGTTCGACGCCCGCTCGGCGCGCGTCGCCCCTGCCCGGGACGAGAAGGTCCTGACCGCCTGGAACGGCATGATGCTGCGCGCCTTCGCCGAGGCCGCCCGCGTCCTCGAGCGCGAGGACTACCGCGAGATCGCCGTCATCAACGCCGACTTCCTGCTCTCGCGAATGCGCCGGGACGGCCTGCTGCTTCGCTCGTACCGGGACGGAAAGGCCAAGCTGAACGCCTACCTCGAGGACTACGCCAACCTGATCGACGGCCTGATCGCCCTCCACGAGGCCACCTTCGCCCCGCGCTGGCTCGAAGAGGGCAGGGCCCTGGCCGACGCGATGATCGCCGAGTTCTGGGACCCGGATCTTCCTGGCTTCCACGACGTCGGCAGGCACCACGAGGAGCTGGTCGCGCGGCCGCGCGACGTCTACGACAACGCCACGCCCTCGGGCAACTCGGTGGCCTGCGACGTGCTTCTCAGGCTCTCTGCCTACCTGGGCGACGAGGCCTACCGCGCCTGCGCCATGCAGGCCATTGAAGGCCTGAGCGGCGCGATGGGCAAGTACCCCGACGGCTTCGGGCGCCTGCTCTGCGCGCTCGACTTCGCGCTCGCGCCGACCAAGGAGGTCGCCATCATCGGGCCGCTCGGCGAGCACGCGACGTGCGCCCTGGTCCGGGCGGCCTTCGCGGACTACGTGCCGCACAAGGTCGTGGCCGCCGCCCCCGCGGCGACGGCCACCCCGATCGTCTTTCTGCGCGATCGCCCCGTGTGGCGCGATCGCCCCACGGCCTACGTCTGCGTGGATCGGAAATGCGGGCTGCCCGTCAC